Part of the Macrobrachium nipponense isolate FS-2020 chromosome 19, ASM1510439v2, whole genome shotgun sequence genome, AATTATAAGGGAGGATATATTATCTTTACAAAAGATGtcgatttatttatgaattttatttttcccatcttatcttttactaacaaaaaaattaaaaaaaaaagttgttagtaaatgatggtattgaaattattattaataataataataacaacaacaataatagtaatatttatgACGATCATTATTACGACATTTTAAAAATGGGTTGTTATCCATACCATTACAAAACATGTCAGGTATGTTTTTCTGCAAAATCTAATTCAAAGCTGCTCCATAATTTATTATTTAGTCAAGATTTTGTTATGACTATTAATCGTAATTATGAGAAAATACATATTTTAGATAAACAACGTCTTTGCCCCGAAATGATAAATTACTATTGCGATGGCGTTTTAAACTATCAGCATTTATTCATCAAAAATATTCCTCATGTTAACaatgaggaagaaaaaaattggtaTGTGGAAAATATCAAGGATATGATatctatttttcaaaaaaaaaatatcaatgaaatatattatatatataatgaattgtaCGACATCTTACGATCTGAATATTTTATATGAACAATCCTGATAGTATGCCAATTAAAAATAACGATGGATATCATGTAGAAGTTTctggtaaaattaataataatatttattttaatttacacacGTGGACCCAGTCTTGCTCAGATAGGGGAAGTTTTAAATggggttttatatttttatccaaAAATTTTAGTTTACTTATGAAAATAACTTTGTGTGGATATACTAAGGAATGGAAAGATTTtattaagagtaaaataaaaagtaccgGAATAAGATCTTATcatcgaaaacaaaaaaaagtagtgCAAAAAAcgcaagaaatatattttgataaagcaTACTATAGAGTAAAATTTGATCTCGTAAATGAATTACATTTGAAATATTGTAGAATTTGCCATTACGCGAGAAATACACCGAAATTATGCGATCGTTTACTCCATACTGATGATTATATTTGTACTAATGTTCATTGTCTCAACCCCGATTTTGATCCCGTAATGCTCACCACCCACTGCGATAACGTTTTAAATTTCCAGAATAGATTCGAAAAACGGCTCTCATTTGATGTTAAAAAGGCTGTCAATGAGGATGATTTGATAATTCAACTTCAAAAAAATTGACcgattatattacatatataatggaTTTTACGATGGCCCCGATGACTCGTTGAAGAGTAAACCGGACACGATTGTAATCATTGGAAGAATCTTTATTGAGAAAGGAGTGATacgaaaatatttatattttagtttacaCGCCGAAACATATTCGAAGCGATTCGTGGAAccggatttatttatatttggggGTACAATTTTTTTCACTCcagatttatgtttattattaaatCTCGTTTTACCTCGCTATTTTTGGAATAATGATGTTAATAGTAATAgtatccccccaaaaaatgctTTATTGTTACGTCTAAACCGAAacgaggaaggaagagaagatattCGAACTATGGATCAGCTCATTATAGAGATTTTATATTAAGTGAATCTGAACAATTGTATATGAAACCATTTGTGtggaatataaacaaataaataaataatgctttttattaaccattttatattatatgaaaaccctttttagtaataaaaaaatgggGACAGTAACAACGGCACTAATATTTTTGTTACTTTCATCTACAAGTATTTTTAATACTATGACATGCATCAATTgctaaaaatgataatattatactGTTCCTTCATTATTTCTACTGAAATTGTTATACCAATTAGTAATGAAATATCACTGCGCCAAAAGGTTATTAATAGCAgtacatagaaaaataataaaaaagctaaCTGGTTATTAGATTATATGAAACTGTTCTTCATTTGTTATTACTAAGTAAACACGAATCTATGGCTCGTTCACGTGAATTGGAATTATTTATTGTAGTTGATAAAAATTTTGAATTGTTTTATTATAATCTTCTCGTTGATGATAAGATGAAACACTACCAAAAGAAGtagtaataaatattaataaatgcaACCCAATGGTTTACAACGAAGAATTGAAAGGAATTAAAATTAGTCTAGATGAGAAACCTGATGTTATGTATGGAGATATATTTATTGACAATACATCAAAAAGTTGgtcaaaacaaaaatgtttcccTACATTTCAACCCAAAACAGCTTTTAAACTTTTGACACGAGATcctgtttataagaaaaatcatgtatattacgtttatatttatttgacaACTTTAAAGCATTttgatcattattataaaaacatcacTGGATGAAAGCGTGGCCGCGAGTTTGGGGTTAgtcgttgctgaataaacaaCCTATTAAAAATTCCGCAATCGGAATTTGGACGATGATGAACTGAAAACCTACATTTATCATCGAagattgataaaataaataattctttgaaaaaatataaaagctattatcaacattatcaatttcatttttccttcatcatcATGAgtgtaacaataaaaaatacccACTCCAATTTTAAATCTGCCGATTCATCTGTAATAAATGgcaatattttaaatgaactcaTGGGAAGGGCGattaaaaaccaacattttttcataaagaaaacaacACCTCATGAAAAAAAGACTATATGGAAAAATGATAAGTTAAAAAATTTCTTTGTTGATTTAGCAAATATAGATCGTTTATTGTACGCGTtaaatgataaattatatattcaacgAGAAGAAGAACGGTTTCACATGATAGCTCGCGTGCAGAGAAAAGAAGAAGGGCACGATCCTCTCTATGTTGAACTGGCGGCCCGTTATAATCCTGataataattatttcaataattCGATTGATTGGAACGGTTTCGTCTTTGTTAGTACAAACGTTAATACCTTTATAAAATTGTGTTTAAAAAAATTGTCGAAtgacgaaagaaaaaatatacttaattttctaaaagaaaaagatGGTATGGAAATTGAGAGAGAAGTTGTAAATaacaacgatgatgatgatgataactattattattgggaaaaaatagttggtcattatcatcattatcgtgatgccaaaatgaaaaaaaagaggggtATTAGCCtaaaaaggaagggaaaagaagaaaaagaagaacataTCCGACGGGTGTACGAAGATCCCTTTAAtacctttttgtatatatttaatcgTTATAATCGTAAATCTATAGAAAAACGTTTGAAATTGGCACTTGAAAACCAGAAATACTTTATTTGAAAAACTACAACGCCATTTGGTGatgatgagaaaaaaataaaaccctttaccattaatatgaatgatatcgcaaaaatatattatgcgtttGATGATGTAGCCAGTAGAAAAGTTTATNNNNNNNNNNNNNNNNNNNNNNNNNNNNNNNNNNNNNNNNNNNNNNNNNNNNNNNNNNNNNNNNNNNNNNNNNNNNNNNNNNNNNNNNNNNNNNNNNNNNNNNNNNNNNNNNNNNNNNNNNNNNNNNNNNNNNNNNNNNNNNNNNNNNNNNNNNNNNNNNNNNNNNNNNNNNNNNNNNNNNNNNNNNNNNNNNNNNNNNNNNNNNNNNNNNNNNNNNNNNNNNNNNNNNNNNNNNNNNNNNNNNNNNNNNNNNNNNNNNNNNNNNNNNNNNNNNNNNNNNNNNNNNNNNNNNNNNNNNNNNNNNNNNNNNNNNNNNNNNNNNNNNNNNNNNNNNNNNNNNNNNNNNNNNNNNNNNNNNNNNNNNNNNNNNNNNNNNNNNNNNNNNNNNNNNNNNNNNNNNNNNNNNNNNNNNNNNNNNNNNNNNNNNNNNNNNNNNNNNNNNNNNNNNNNNNNNNNNNNNNNNNNNNNNNNNNNNNNNNNNNNNNNNNNNNNNNNNNNNNATAAACTTCTCTACTGGCTACGTCATCAAACACAATATATTTTTGCGATATAATTCATATTAATGGTaaagggttttatttttttctcatcatCACCAAATGGCGTTGTTGTAGTTTTTCAAATAAAGTATTTCTGGTTTTCAAGTGCCAGTTTCAAACGTTTTTTCTATAGATTTACGATTATAAcgattaaatatatacaaaaaggtaTTAAAGGGATCTTCGTACACCCGTCGGATATGTTCTTCTTActtctttttggtttttttcccttttccttttttagtctaatacccctcttttttttttcatttggcgtCACAGatttaatgatgataatgaccaaaactatttttttttccaataataatagttatcatcatcatcgttgttATTTATAACTTCTCTCATCATTTCCATACCATCTTCTTCTTTtagaaaattaagtatattttttcttttgtcactCAACAGTTTTTAAACACAATTTCATAAAGGTATTAACGTTTGTACTAACAAAGACGAAACCGTTCCAATCAATCGAATTATCGAAATAATTATTATCAGGATTATAACGGGCCGCCAGTTCAACATAGAGAGGATCGTGCCCTTCTTCTTGTTTCTCTGCACGCGAGCTATCATATGAAaccgttcttcttctttttggatatataatttatcatttaACAAGTACAATAAACGATCTATATTTGCTAAATCaaacaaagaaattttttaatttatcattttccatATAGTCGTTTTTTTCATGGGGTgttgttttctttatgaaaaatgttggtttttaatCACCCTTTCCATGagttcatttaaaaatattgaCATTTATTACAGATGAATCGGCAGATTTAAAATTGGAGTgggtattttttattgttacacTCATGAtgatgaaggaaaaaaaggaaattgatataattttgataatagcttttatatttttttcaacaaattattttattttatcaatctcGATGATAAATGTAGGTTTTCAGTTCATCATCGTCCAAAATTCCGATTGCGGAATTTTTAATAGGttgtttattcagcaacgacTAACCCCAAACTCGCGGCCACGCTTTTATCCAGTGATGTTTTATAATAATGATCAAAATGCTTTAAAGTtgtcaaataaatataaacgtaatatacatgatttttcttataaacaggATCTCGTGTCAAAAGTTTAAAAGCTGTTTTGGGTTGTAATGTAgggaaaacatttttgttttgacCAACTTTTTTATGTATTGTCAATAAATATATCTCCATACATAACATCAGGTTTCTATCTAGACTAATTTTAATTCCTTTCAATTCTTCGTTGTAAACCATTGGGTtgcatttattaataattttattcttacCTCACTTATTCCTTTTGGTAGTGTTTTATAGCTTATCAAGCAATGGGAAGATTACAATAAAaccaattaaaaatttttatcaaCGTACAATAAATAATTCCAATTCCACTTGAAGCGAGCCGATAGACTTCGTGTTTACTTAGTAATAACAAAATTTGAAGAAAGTTTTCACATTGGGGTTTTGAATATGTAAACACTTTTAATGTTTTATAATCTAATAACCAGttagcttttttattatttttcaatgtaCTGCTATTAATAACCTTTTGGCGCAGTGATATTTCATTTCTAATTGGTATAACAATTTCActagaaattaatgaaggaacagtaataatattatcatttttggCAATTGATGCAGTCATAGTTTTAAAAATACTTGCAGATGAAAGTAACAAAAATGTTTAGTTGCCGTTGTTACTGTCCCCATTTTTAATTACTAAAAAggtttttcatataatataaaagggtggttaataaaaaaaagcattatttatttatttgtttgtattccaTATAAATGGTTTCATATACAATTGTTCAGATTCACTTAATATTAAATCTCTATAACGAGCTGAATCCATATTTCGAACAGCTTCTCTTCCTTCCTCGTTCGGTTTAGACGTAACAATCaaagcatttttggggggatacTATTACTATTAACATCATTATTCCAAAAATAGTGGGGTAAAACGAGatttaataataaacataaatctgAAGTGAAAAAAATTGTACCACCGTATATAAATAAATCCGGATCTACGAACCGCTTCAAAATATGTTTTCGGCGtgtaaactaaaatataaatattttcgtATCACTCCTTTCTCAATAAAGATTCTTCCAATGATTACAATCGTGTCCGGTTTACTCTTCAACGAGTCATCGGGGCCATCGTAAAAtccattatatatgtaatataatcgGATCAATTTTTTCGAAGTTGAATTATATCAAATCATCCTCATTGACGGCCTTTTTTAACATCAAATGAGAGCCGTTTTTCAAATTTATTCTGAAATTTTAAAACGTTATCGCAGTGAGTGGCGAGCATTGCGGGATCAAAATCGGGGTTGAGACAATGAACATTGGTACAAATATAATCATTACTATGGAGTAAACGATCGCATAATTTGGGTGTAATTCATGCATAATGACAAATTCTACAATACTTCAAATGTAATTAATTTACGAGATCAAATTTTACTCTATGGTAGgctttatcaaaatatatttctttcgttttttgcACTACGTGTTTTCGATGATAAGATCTTATTCcggtactttttattttactcttaataAAATCTTTCCATTCCTTAGTATATCCACACAAAGTTATTTTCATAAGTAAACTAAAATTtatggataaaaatataaaaccccATTTAAAACTTCCCCTATCTGAGCGAGACGGGGTCCACgtgtgtaaattaaaataaatattattattaattttaccagAAACTTCTACATGATATCCATCGTTATTTTTAATTGGCATACTATCAGGAATGTTCATATAAAATAATTCAGTCGTAGAGTCgtataattcattatatacataatatatttcattgatattttgaATAGATATCGTATCCTTGATATTTTCCACAtaccaatttttttcttcctcattGTTAACATGAGGAATTTTTTGATGACTAAATGCTGATAGTTTAAAACGCCATTGCAATAGTAATTTATCATTTCGGGGCAAAGACGTTGTTTATCTAAAATATGTATTTTCTCATAATTACGATTAATAGTCATAACAAAATCTTGACTAAATAATAAATTATGGAGCAGCTTTGAATTAGATTGCTGCAGAAACACATACCTGACATGTTTTGTAATGGTATGGATAACAACCCATTTTTAAAATGTCGTAATAATGATCGTcataaatattactattattgttgttgttattattattattaataataatttcaataccatcatttactaacaactttttttttaatttttttgttagtaAAAAGATAagacaggaaaataaaatttcataaataaatcaacatcttttgaaaagataaTATATCCTCCCTTATAATTTCCTCTCTCTGGAAGCACAGTAAATGcgattatataaaagtaaaatttgtcattattattaaccGTTCTCCCGATAACAATCGTATAATAACCTCGATGTTTATTACTGAATGTGTTGGGAAATTCAAAATATTCATTATGAATATAATAGAGCTGGTCTATGTTTTGAGTTTCAATAGTTATAAACTCTTGCGGATGGGGgggtaacattatttttttaaacaaatgttgACATTTCAAAACATTGTCACAGtgaaaatttaacatttcaaTGCAAAGTTTATCTTGATTCAATTTATGAATACCGGTATCAGAAAGATAATAACAAGTCCTATGAGCCAAAagtgctttttcatttttacaacaAACCATACACATTTCCTTTATGTGaggttttcattcctttttactttgTTTGAATGTTTACTCATTGCCTTGCCATATTACCTTCTACGATTCTTTCTTTTATAAGCGGGAAAATACCCATTTTTTCGTAATATTTCATATCATTACTTACTTTTTGAAAACATAATTGCAATAAAGTATCATCACTCTCAGCAGGGGGTGTTTTTAATATTGTTGGTTTTTTTCGAAAATAAGATTTATTAggaaatttgttattattatcttctattttaaaaatatcatagTAATGGTTAAAGATTTCCCGTTTTTCGATAAAATGcattttagaaaataaacaaCAATTTTTCACTTATAAAACATGAAACCATCCACGGTAgaaacaatgtttttatttttttcaatattattttcaataattatttttcccTCTATGAATATAAAAAGTTGATCATTATTACGAGTAACAATTCTTCCCATAAAAGAATATTcaacattacttttaataatagtatcatttttaaaagtaatagtaatattattattattatatctctgtTTTTTACACAAGTACACCCGTTCAATGTCTCGGCtttcaaaaataaaagcatttggATCTTGTTGTCGATGCAGTATCCAATCATTCATTTCGCATGGTGGAACTATTTTATGAAACGAGTGTTGATGTCGGAAAACTAACTTCAAATGTTCATATACATCTAGTCCGTTTGTAATGCCGTCAACATAACTTTTAAAATTTGAATGTGTGATTGTTACACCATTACGATCCATCATCATGTCCCTCTAGTTTTTGTCTCACAgcatagtctatttttttttccttaaaataaataaagaattcacTGCCGTCACttcacttgtttgtttgtatggtgcttttatgttgcatggaaccaatggtcaCACGTTGAACCTCTCGCTGAATTTGATAAATAGGCAATTATGACGATGAGAAAAACCGCCTTTCCCGGACGATAGAGTCCACAGCCATGTTACCACTACTGGTCAACAACGCAGTTGTGTGGTCCTTTGTTAACCTGAGCGTGACTAGTATAAGCGCCTAACCTTCCCCGGCTATTTATTTAAACCTTGTGGGGGAATTGATGAGTCATCGGAACCAAATAACTTAAAAGTTTTtccatataaaacaaaaattgaaatacatacttatttattttttttcttttgtccccttttattattaaaataattaaaagttttttaaaaataagtataaaatctAAGAAAAGATCTACACTATGCGTGATATAATCTTTATCTCCTTTTTTAactttctttataatattttgagtcgacaatgaaaatgatataaaaatgataCTCGTGCTTAAAAATACTTGTGGAATTAGCGCCGGATCTATAGATATGCTTTTATCAAGAATGGATTCTAAATTAATTCCAGAGAAAAAGGCAGCAGCATTCAATAATGCCAAACGGGTTAAttgatttttcatattattactataatgtGGAATCATTATTAACCAAAGTAAAAGACTAAAATGTATAATATAGCTTATGATCCCTTCTCTAATCACTTTAAGCAAAGATATATATCCCCCCATTGCCGCGAATATGGTAGTTAATGTAAAAGTTGCATATACatttttaagatgatttctaatTATTGGCGATGAGATATCGCCTCTTGATGGTatcatgattatttatttatgactaaaaaaaacttaaaactttccaattattaaaaatttattttatattattaaaaataaaaataatataataacaatcattattatattattaaataatagaattttagaattttaaaaactgatgttttaaataataatgattattatattgtcatcattgttgttttattaaataacattaatatttctgataaaaaaatatcCTAATCTATTTCACTATTATTAATCTGTGAGGGTTCGATATTGATTGGTGGTAtatagtttttgcatatttttgttttatttaataaaaaacacaGACACTAACtcggttagtatatatatatatatatatatatatatatatatatatatatatatatatatatatatatatatatatgtatatattataaaaatataataatccaCCCGTGGGAAAAATGACGAGATTCAACTTTTTTCAAAACcttccttttctgttattttgtatttactcattaAAAGGTGAGAAGTTAGGTAAAATAGTTTTAAACATTTATTGATATCCACAATGTTTGTAATAAAGCTTTAGCTATCCAAAGTCCCTTTCCATCAAATATACTAAACATAACCTTTTTTTCTATCAAAAGGTTAAGGtaatttccagtaaaaaaaatatattcttttctctTTCAATACCAAATGCATCCCGTGTTGctaaataaccattggttccataaaaacaccatacaaacaaaacaataccaaatacaaatttatatatctttttcaaAATAACAACTTTGTAGAAATTACTGAAGTTAATatgcacttaacccttaaacgccgaagcagtaaaatcAAAACCTTCCCcgaatgccggggccggtttggacgtgagcgcggaagcagaaaaaataatattttcaaaaaatcacagcgcgcttagttttgaagattaagagttcatttttggctccttttttgtaattgcctgaagtttagtatacaaccatcagaaatgattgTAAAACGATCACagcaacacacagaaaatattatcacaaaatgatgcctgaattcgtaacgcgcggaagtaaaaacaaataatttttttttaaattcaccataaatctaaatattgttatagagacttcgaatttgtttcaagatgaagttaaatgatggaatattacgatactgtaagagttttagcttacaattgcagtttttgaccatttccgatgagttaaaaatgaccaaatgtcgaattttttttataaatttgtttttatatgcaattatttcggaaattagaaaagctacaaccttcaaatatttttccttttattttacatgaaattgcgcacattttcatatataaaactctatgaaatgcctaatatgaaacggagcaaattttccgagaatgcgatgtacgcaattcggagatttatggcggagaatccacgctcagagggaaggaaagttttgttcataaattcaccataaatcgaaatattgtgctagagacttccaatttgttgaaaaatgaaggtaaatgatttaatattactaaaatataagagttttagcttacaattgcatttttcgaccatttcggtagagtcaaagttgaccaaagtggttttttctatttatcgtgatttatatgcaaatatttcaaaaatgagaaaagctacaaccttcaattatttttagttgtattctacatgaaattgcgcacattttaatatataataatttatgtaacggctaatttaaaatggtgcaaacattaccacaatcgcacgtatgattttttcggaagagttaccgctagccggacgtaaggaaaaaatgttaaaattattttttttttttataaattcaacataaatcgaaatattgtgctagagacttccaatttgttacagaatgaaggtaaatgattgaatattactaaaatataagatttttagcttacaattgcgtttttcgaccatttcggtagagtcaaaattgaccaagaaggttttttgaaaatttgtcacttatcagttttttatatgaaaatatttcaaaaactgataaaagctacaaccattggttgtttttagttgtattggtgcatgaaattgcgcacatttccatatataaaacttcatgtaacggctaattttaaaatggtgcaaacattaccacaatcgcatgtatgatttttttcgtaagagttaccgcacggacataaggaaaaagttttttcataaattcaccataaatcgaaatattgtgctagagacttcaaatttgttgcaaaattaaggtaaatagttgaatattactacaatataagcgttttagcttacaattgcgttttttgaccagtttcgatagagtcaaagttgaccaaagattgaaattttggcacttattgttatttatttatatgggaatatttcaaaaatgataaaagctacaatcatgagtatttttttgttgtattttaaatgaaattacgcagttttcatatataatacttcatgttaattgggataatttaaaatggtgcaaaaattatgtcaaagtgacaaaactaatttttgagatgtgttcactgatactttttagtgtgataagaaagaaattcgcgcttgcgcgcctgcgtaatgattgtaaacaaaacaacaccttgatccgtgaactccacgcatcccccaaggcgcgtgattcaaaagttttaggctggtaggcctataagtatttttccatgaatttttaaaaaaacttttttgagtcgacgtatggtacgtccattcggcaatcgggggagattttgactcgacgtttaatacgtccattcggcgtttaagggtttaatacgagatatatttatttatttt contains:
- the LOC135219257 gene encoding probable Bax inhibitor 1, with product MIPSRGDISSPIIRNHLKNVYATFTLTTIFAAMGGYISLLKVIREGIISYIIHFSLLLWLIMIPHYSNNMKNQLTRLALLNAAAFFSGINLESILDKSISIDPALIPQVFLSTSIIFISFSLSTQNIIKKVKKGDKDYITHSVDLFLDFILIFKKLLIILIIKGDKRKKINKYVFQFLFYMEKLLSYLVPMTHQFPHKV